The proteins below come from a single Iocasia fonsfrigidae genomic window:
- a CDS encoding LacI family DNA-binding transcriptional regulator — protein MATIKDVAKYAGVSIATVSKYLNGGNVLDKNKELIDEAVVKLDYQVNVMARGLKTNETMTVGIIIPSLTNLFFTTIVSKVENLLLQKGYSTIICDYREDEKLEKEKLNFLLSKNVDGIIMVPSCSEDNELINKVNKDLPVVLIDRNIEGVNCDVVLTDNINGSYDAVEQLIHRGHRRIGIICGPEEHYTAVERLTGYDRVHEDYNIARDKDLIRFGDYQIESGHQEIINLMKLAEPPTAIFVTNYEMTLGSIMGINELDIKMPDELSLIGYDNLQLAKIIKPSLSIVTQPMDEIGETAARLMLKRLKKDMSKHPAVYRLKSRIIIKDSVRKLNEG, from the coding sequence ATGGCTACGATAAAGGATGTTGCAAAATATGCAGGTGTGTCTATAGCAACAGTGTCTAAATACCTTAATGGAGGTAATGTTTTAGATAAGAATAAGGAATTAATAGATGAAGCAGTTGTTAAACTGGACTATCAGGTTAATGTTATGGCTAGAGGTTTAAAAACAAATGAGACCATGACAGTGGGAATTATAATACCTAGTTTAACCAATTTGTTTTTTACGACTATTGTGTCTAAGGTGGAAAACCTGCTACTGCAAAAGGGTTATAGTACCATAATTTGTGATTATAGAGAAGATGAAAAATTAGAAAAGGAAAAGTTGAATTTTTTACTTAGTAAAAATGTTGATGGGATAATTATGGTACCCAGTTGTTCGGAAGATAATGAACTAATAAATAAGGTTAATAAAGATTTACCGGTGGTTTTAATAGATAGAAATATCGAAGGGGTTAATTGTGATGTAGTACTGACTGATAATATTAATGGTTCCTATGATGCTGTTGAACAGCTTATTCACCGGGGACACAGAAGGATAGGTATTATTTGTGGACCTGAGGAACATTATACTGCTGTTGAACGATTAACTGGGTATGATCGGGTTCATGAGGATTATAATATAGCCAGGGATAAAGACTTAATACGCTTTGGTGATTATCAGATAGAGAGCGGTCATCAGGAAATAATCAATTTGATGAAACTAGCAGAACCACCGACAGCTATTTTTGTTACTAATTATGAAATGACTTTAGGTTCTATAATGGGAATAAATGAACTAGATATTAAAATGCCTGATGAATTATCTCTAATTGGTTATGATAATTTACAGTTGGCCAAGATAATTAAGCCGTCTCTTTCCATTGTTACCCAGCCGATGGATGAAATAGGTGAAACAGCCGCCAGATTAATGCTGAAAAGGCTTAAAAAGGATATGAGTAAGCATCCTGCTGTCTACCGTTTGAAAAGCAGGATTATTATTAAAGACTCTGTGAGGAAATTAAATGAAGGGTGA
- a CDS encoding xylulokinase: protein MDTKYLLAIDIGTSGCKISLFDLAGCIISTYLGEYQTYYFGENCVEQDAGDWWEQVCRGINEIKNSYDINTDDILAIGVDGHSWACLPVDRDGLPLRRAMIWLDRRAEKQTIYLKNYIGEERLINTNGNPVDSAYITPKMLWLRDNEADIYKRTYKFLQSNAYIVYKLSGEYSQDLSQGYGFHFFDIHKDEWAEEIANELDISLDLMAPLYSPHEVVGKVNRSAAVETGLKEGIPVVAGGLDAACCTLGAGVIKPGQTQEQGGQAGGMSIVLDKAVIHPKLILGNHVVPDKWLLQGGTVGGGGVLNWFNKELGFYEHKLAEEQGKNPYQVMSQEAASVPAGSEGLMFLPYMAGERSPLWDTKARGVFFGLSYDKERKHLIRSMMEGVAYSLRHNLETAEEVGAVAEELNSVGGSANSEVWTQLKSDITNKTIKIPYADQATSLGAAILAGVGVGVYSNFEDAVETTIKIARVHKPDQAKLNIYHDYYQLYIDLYQKLKDSYQVLYNISEN from the coding sequence ATGGATACTAAATATTTACTGGCAATTGATATTGGTACATCTGGCTGTAAGATAAGCCTTTTTGACCTTGCGGGGTGTATTATTAGTACTTATCTGGGGGAATACCAGACATATTATTTTGGTGAAAATTGTGTTGAACAGGATGCCGGAGACTGGTGGGAGCAGGTTTGTAGAGGGATTAATGAAATAAAAAATAGCTATGACATAAATACAGATGATATTCTTGCCATTGGTGTTGATGGACATAGTTGGGCCTGTTTACCAGTTGATAGAGATGGTTTACCTTTAAGGAGGGCTATGATCTGGCTTGATAGAAGGGCTGAAAAGCAGACTATTTATTTGAAAAATTATATTGGTGAGGAAAGACTGATTAATACTAATGGCAATCCTGTCGATTCAGCCTATATTACTCCTAAAATGCTCTGGTTGAGGGATAATGAAGCTGATATTTATAAAAGAACTTATAAGTTTTTGCAGAGTAATGCCTATATAGTGTATAAGTTGAGTGGAGAATATTCCCAGGATTTATCACAGGGCTATGGTTTTCATTTTTTCGATATACATAAGGATGAATGGGCTGAAGAGATTGCTAATGAGTTAGATATATCATTAGATTTAATGGCCCCTTTATATTCTCCCCATGAAGTTGTGGGTAAGGTAAATAGGTCAGCAGCAGTAGAGACCGGTTTAAAAGAGGGGATACCTGTTGTTGCTGGTGGACTGGATGCAGCCTGTTGTACTCTGGGGGCTGGGGTAATTAAACCTGGTCAGACCCAGGAACAAGGCGGACAGGCCGGAGGAATGAGTATTGTATTAGATAAGGCAGTTATTCATCCAAAATTAATTCTGGGTAATCATGTAGTACCAGATAAATGGCTCCTACAGGGAGGTACAGTTGGAGGAGGAGGTGTTCTTAACTGGTTTAATAAGGAACTGGGTTTTTATGAACACAAACTGGCTGAAGAACAGGGTAAAAACCCTTATCAGGTCATGAGCCAGGAGGCAGCAAGTGTTCCGGCCGGTAGTGAAGGACTTATGTTTTTGCCTTATATGGCTGGTGAAAGGTCGCCACTTTGGGATACTAAAGCAAGGGGAGTATTTTTTGGTTTATCATATGATAAAGAGAGAAAACATTTGATCAGGTCGATGATGGAAGGTGTTGCTTATTCATTACGCCATAATCTGGAGACTGCCGAAGAGGTGGGTGCTGTTGCTGAAGAGCTTAATAGTGTAGGCGGCTCTGCCAATAGTGAAGTCTGGACTCAGCTTAAGTCTGATATTACTAATAAAACGATTAAGATCCCTTATGCAGACCAGGCAACCAGTCTGGGGGCAGCTATTCTGGCAGGAGTAGGTGTAGGGGTTTACAGTAATTTTGAAGACGCTGTTGAGACTACTATCAAGATAGCTAGAGTTCACAAACCAGACCAGGCTAAATTAAATATTTATCATGATTATTATCAGCTCTATATAGATTTATATCAGAAACTAAAGGATAGTTATCAAGTTCTTTATAATATTTCTGAAAATTAA